From Streptomyces sp. NBC_00690, a single genomic window includes:
- a CDS encoding DeoR/GlpR family DNA-binding transcription regulator has translation MVRANGAVSLRELARVVQTSEVTVRRDVRALEAEGLLDRRHGGAVLPGGFTRESGFPQKSLSATAEKTAIADLAASLVEEGEAIVVGAGTTTQELARRLARIPGLTVVTNSLLVAQALAHANRVEVVMTGGTLRGSNYALVGSGAEQSLQGLRVSRAFLSGSGLTAERGLSTSNMLSASVDRALVQAAAEVVVLADHTKLGADTMFQTVPTDVITRLVTDEPPPHDDRAATELQALADQGVQIAIAGSGDPGSDADTAPGRSRREVPLPGQRRTRGGAGPGPTRLSAAGGLEPGTGSGGIERRARVADLRRR, from the coding sequence ATGGTGCGCGCCAACGGAGCCGTATCGCTCCGTGAGCTCGCCCGCGTCGTCCAGACCTCCGAAGTGACCGTACGACGCGACGTGCGGGCACTGGAGGCAGAGGGACTCCTCGACCGCCGGCACGGCGGTGCGGTGCTACCGGGCGGTTTCACCAGGGAGTCCGGGTTCCCGCAGAAATCACTGTCCGCCACCGCGGAGAAGACGGCCATCGCCGATCTCGCCGCGAGCCTCGTCGAAGAGGGCGAGGCCATCGTCGTCGGGGCAGGCACGACCACTCAGGAGCTGGCCCGCAGGCTGGCTCGCATTCCGGGCCTGACCGTCGTCACCAACTCCCTGCTGGTCGCGCAGGCATTGGCCCATGCCAATCGCGTCGAGGTCGTGATGACCGGTGGCACCCTGCGGGGCTCCAACTACGCGCTGGTGGGCAGTGGCGCGGAGCAGTCCCTCCAGGGTCTGAGGGTGTCGCGTGCCTTCCTCTCCGGGAGCGGGCTCACCGCAGAGCGGGGACTCTCCACCTCCAACATGCTCTCCGCCAGTGTCGATCGTGCACTGGTGCAGGCCGCGGCCGAAGTGGTGGTCCTCGCCGACCACACCAAACTCGGCGCCGACACGATGTTCCAGACGGTGCCCACCGATGTGATCACCCGATTGGTCACGGATGAGCCGCCGCCCCACGACGACCGTGCGGCGACGGAACTCCAGGCCCTCGCCGACCAAGGTGTGCAGATCGCCATCGCCGGTTCGGGTGACCCCGGCTCCGACGCCGATACGGCTCCGGGACGTTCCCGCCGTGAGGTGCCGCTGCCCGGTCAGCGTCGTACGCGCGGTGGCGCAGGTCCCGGGCCGACGCGGCTCAGTGCCGCGGGCGGACTGGAGCCGGGCACGGGGTCCGGCGGGATCGAGCGCCGGGCCCGGGTGGCCGATCTGCGTCGACGCTGA
- a CDS encoding TetR/AcrR family transcriptional regulator: protein MRADARRNYERLLVEARTVFSQHGTDAALEEIARRSGVGIGTLYRHFPNRQAIMNAVFQEAKTALLERSRELAHAEQPCGALIEWLRALISHASEYRGLAGALMSASRDDSLALSQCCVPLAEAGNTLLARARERGAVRSDVSIDDLMQLTNAIALAAEQAPDDPELPDRLLLLTLHGLRDDQRSYASATASTR from the coding sequence ATGCGCGCCGATGCCCGGCGCAACTACGAACGGCTGCTCGTCGAGGCCCGTACGGTCTTCTCCCAACACGGCACGGACGCCGCGCTGGAGGAGATCGCCCGCCGATCGGGAGTCGGCATCGGCACGCTCTACCGCCACTTCCCCAACCGTCAGGCGATCATGAACGCCGTCTTCCAGGAGGCGAAGACCGCCCTGTTGGAGCGCTCGCGGGAGTTGGCCCACGCCGAGCAGCCGTGCGGCGCCCTGATCGAGTGGCTGCGCGCCCTGATCTCCCATGCGAGCGAGTACCGGGGACTGGCGGGGGCCCTGATGTCGGCCTCCCGCGACGACAGCCTCGCCCTGTCCCAGTGCTGTGTCCCGTTGGCCGAGGCGGGGAACACCCTGCTCGCCCGGGCACGGGAGCGCGGGGCCGTGCGCTCGGACGTCTCCATCGACGATCTGATGCAGTTGACGAACGCGATCGCTCTCGCGGCCGAACAGGCCCCCGACGATCCCGAACTGCCGGACCGTCTGCTGCTGCTCACGCTGCACGGACTACGGGACGACCAGCGGTCCTACGCATCGGCGACCGCGTCGACCCGCTAG
- a CDS encoding acetyl/propionyl/methylcrotonyl-CoA carboxylase subunit alpha → MRKVLIANRGEIAVRVARACRDAGIASVAVYADPDRDALHVRAADEAFALGGDTPAASYLDMAKVLQAAKDSGADAIHPGYGFLSENAEFAQAVLDAGLIWIGPPPSAIRDLGDKVAARHIAQRAGAPLVAGTPDPVSGADEVVAFAQENGLPIAIKAAFGGGGRGLKVARTLEEVPELYDSAVREAVAAFGRGECFVERYLDKPRHVETQCLADSHGNVVVVSTRDCSLQRRHQKLVEEAPAPFLSDEQNAQLYSASKAILKEAGYVGAGTVEFLVGVDGTISFLEVNTRLQVEHPVTEEVTGIDLVREMFRIADGEALGYDDPQLRGHSFEFRINGEDPGRNFLPAPGTVTVFDPPSGPGVRLDAGVESGSVIGPAWDSLLAKLIITGATREQALQRAARALAEFNVEGMATAIPFHRAVVADPAFTSDPFRVHTRWIETEFVNEIPAFAAVTDADTEDETGRETVVVEVGGKRLEVSLPASLGMTLARTGLAAGARPKRRAAKKSSSAASGDTLASPMQGTIVKVAVEEGQEVNEGDLIVVLEAMKMEQPLNAHRAGTVKGLSAEVGASISSGATICEIKD, encoded by the coding sequence GTGCGCAAGGTGCTCATCGCCAATCGAGGCGAAATCGCTGTCCGTGTCGCCCGTGCCTGCCGGGACGCCGGGATCGCAAGCGTAGCCGTCTACGCGGACCCGGACCGGGACGCCCTGCACGTCCGCGCGGCCGACGAGGCATTCGCACTGGGTGGTGACACACCGGCCGCGAGCTATCTCGACATGGCCAAGGTGCTGCAAGCCGCGAAGGACTCCGGCGCGGACGCCATTCACCCCGGATACGGATTCCTTTCGGAGAACGCCGAATTCGCGCAGGCCGTCCTGGACGCCGGTCTCATCTGGATCGGCCCGCCGCCGTCCGCCATCCGCGACCTCGGCGACAAGGTCGCCGCCCGTCACATCGCGCAGCGCGCCGGCGCCCCCCTGGTGGCTGGAACCCCCGACCCGGTCTCGGGGGCCGATGAGGTCGTGGCGTTCGCCCAGGAGAACGGGCTGCCCATCGCGATCAAGGCCGCATTCGGCGGTGGCGGTCGTGGGCTCAAGGTGGCCCGCACCCTCGAAGAGGTGCCCGAGCTCTACGACTCGGCCGTCCGCGAGGCGGTCGCCGCCTTCGGCCGCGGCGAGTGCTTCGTCGAGCGCTACCTCGACAAGCCGCGCCACGTCGAGACCCAGTGCCTGGCCGACAGTCACGGCAATGTCGTGGTCGTCTCGACCCGTGACTGCTCGCTCCAGCGCCGCCACCAGAAGTTGGTCGAAGAGGCGCCCGCGCCCTTCCTCAGCGACGAGCAGAACGCCCAGCTGTACTCCGCGTCCAAGGCCATCCTCAAGGAGGCCGGCTATGTGGGCGCCGGCACGGTGGAGTTCCTCGTGGGGGTCGACGGCACGATCTCCTTCCTCGAAGTGAACACCCGCCTCCAGGTCGAGCACCCCGTCACCGAAGAGGTCACCGGCATCGACCTCGTACGCGAGATGTTCCGGATCGCCGACGGCGAGGCACTCGGCTACGACGACCCGCAGCTGCGCGGCCACTCCTTCGAGTTCCGCATCAACGGCGAGGACCCGGGCCGCAACTTCCTGCCCGCCCCCGGTACGGTCACCGTCTTCGACCCGCCGAGCGGCCCCGGTGTCCGGCTGGACGCGGGCGTGGAGTCGGGCAGTGTGATCGGCCCCGCGTGGGACTCCCTGCTCGCCAAGCTGATCATCACGGGCGCCACCCGGGAGCAGGCACTCCAGCGCGCCGCCCGTGCCCTGGCCGAGTTCAATGTCGAGGGCATGGCCACCGCCATCCCCTTCCACCGTGCGGTGGTCGCCGACCCGGCGTTCACCAGTGATCCGTTCCGGGTGCACACCCGGTGGATCGAGACCGAGTTCGTCAACGAGATCCCCGCCTTCGCGGCGGTCACCGACGCGGACACGGAGGACGAGACGGGCCGGGAGACGGTCGTCGTCGAGGTCGGCGGCAAGCGGCTTGAGGTCTCGCTGCCCGCGTCGCTGGGGATGACCCTGGCCCGCACCGGCCTCGCCGCCGGCGCCCGGCCCAAGCGGCGGGCGGCGAAGAAGTCCTCGTCCGCGGCCTCGGGGGACACCCTCGCCTCTCCGATGCAGGGCACCATCGTCAAGGTGGCCGTCGAGGAGGGCCAGGAGGTCAACGAGGGCGATCTGATCGTCGTCCTGGAGGCCATGAAGATGGAGCAGCCCCTGAACGCGCACCGCGCGGGCACGGTCAAGGGACTGAGTGCCGAGGTCGGCGCGTCCATCTCCTCCGGTGCCACCATCTGCGAGATCAAGGACTGA
- a CDS encoding nucleoside triphosphate pyrophosphatase: protein MTAPTPRLRLILASASPARLGLLRTAGFAPEVIVSGVDEDALSAPTPAELALVLAEAKAAVVAALPEAAGALVVGCDSVLELDGEALGKPSDAEEATARWKSMRGRSGVLRTGHCVTDTVTGRIASATASTTVRFGEPSDAEIAAYVASGEPLHVAGAFTLDGRSAPFIDSIDGDHGNVIGLSLPLLRTLLAELDRSITDLWT from the coding sequence ATGACCGCCCCCACCCCCCGCCTGCGCCTGATCCTCGCTTCCGCGTCGCCCGCCCGTCTCGGCCTGTTGCGGACCGCCGGCTTCGCCCCCGAGGTGATCGTCAGCGGTGTCGACGAGGACGCTCTGAGCGCTCCGACCCCCGCCGAACTCGCCCTGGTCCTCGCCGAGGCGAAGGCCGCGGTCGTCGCCGCGCTGCCCGAGGCCGCCGGCGCCCTCGTCGTCGGCTGTGACTCGGTGCTCGAACTCGACGGTGAGGCCCTGGGCAAGCCCTCCGACGCCGAAGAGGCCACCGCGCGGTGGAAGTCGATGCGCGGACGCTCGGGCGTGTTGCGTACGGGGCACTGCGTCACCGACACGGTGACCGGGCGCATAGCGTCCGCGACGGCGTCCACGACGGTCCGCTTCGGCGAGCCGTCGGACGCCGAGATCGCGGCGTACGTCGCCAGCGGTGAACCCCTCCACGTGGCGGGGGCGTTCACCCTGGACGGGCGCTCCGCGCCGTTCATCGACTCGATCGACGGCGACCACGGCAATGTGATCGGTCTTTCCCTGCCGCTGCTGCGCACCCTGCTCGCCGAACTGGACCGTTCGATCACCGATCTGTGGACCTGA
- the mmpB gene encoding morphogenic membrane protein MmpB: MLWSDPQNEPPEELRETQAMMRRVGVVLALAMVLAMFVVGLH; encoded by the coding sequence ATGCTGTGGTCGGACCCCCAGAACGAACCGCCCGAGGAACTGCGCGAGACACAGGCGATGATGCGCCGCGTCGGCGTGGTGCTTGCCCTGGCCATGGTGCTCGCCATGTTCGTGGTGGGCCTGCACTGA
- a CDS encoding acyl-CoA carboxylase epsilon subunit — MIKVIRGNPTPEELAAALAVVQARAAASTSAAADTALPPEQWADPARIARGGRPLPGPRAWARTYWPV, encoded by the coding sequence ATGATCAAGGTCATTCGGGGCAATCCCACGCCGGAGGAGTTGGCCGCCGCACTGGCGGTGGTTCAGGCACGGGCGGCGGCATCGACATCCGCCGCCGCGGATACCGCGTTGCCGCCCGAGCAGTGGGCGGACCCGGCACGGATCGCCCGTGGCGGCAGGCCGCTGCCGGGCCCGCGGGCCTGGGCTCGGACGTACTGGCCGGTGTGA
- a CDS encoding acyl-CoA carboxylase subunit beta, which translates to MSEPAQIDIHTTAGKIADLQRRTEEATHAGSARAVEKQHAKGKLTARERIGLLLDEDSFVEFDELARHRSTNFGLDATRPYGDGVVTGYGTVDGRPVAVFSQDFTVFGGALGEVYGQKIIKVMDFALKTGCPMIGINDSGGARIQEGVSALGMYGEIFRRNTHASGVIPQISLVVGPCAGGAVYSPAITDFTVMVDQTSHMFITGPDVIKTVTGEDVGFEALGGARTHNTTSGVAHHMAGDEKDAIEYVKSLLSYLPSNNLSEPPAFPEEADLSVSGEDRELDTLIPDSANQPYDMHTVIEHVLDEGEFLETQALFAPNILTGFGRVEGFPVGVVANQPMQFAGCLDINASEKAARFVRTCDAFNIPVLTFVDVPGFLPGVDQEYGGIIRRGAKLIYAYAEATVPLITVITRKAFGGAYDVMGSKHLGADINLAWPTAQIAVMGAQGAVNILHRRTIAAVDDADEAEATRARLIQEYEDALLNPYTAAERGYVDAVVMPSDTRAQVVRGLRQLRTKRESLPPKKHGNIPL; encoded by the coding sequence ATGTCCGAGCCGGCACAGATCGACATCCACACCACCGCGGGAAAGATCGCGGACCTTCAGCGCCGTACGGAAGAGGCCACGCACGCCGGGTCCGCACGCGCAGTGGAGAAGCAGCACGCGAAGGGCAAGCTGACGGCCCGTGAGCGGATCGGTCTGCTGCTGGACGAGGATTCTTTCGTGGAGTTCGACGAGTTGGCCCGGCACCGCTCGACGAACTTCGGTCTGGATGCGACCCGCCCCTACGGGGACGGCGTGGTCACCGGCTACGGCACGGTCGACGGCCGTCCGGTCGCCGTCTTCTCCCAGGACTTCACCGTCTTCGGCGGCGCTCTGGGCGAGGTGTACGGCCAGAAGATCATCAAGGTGATGGACTTCGCGCTGAAGACCGGCTGTCCGATGATCGGGATCAACGACTCCGGCGGCGCCCGCATCCAGGAGGGTGTGAGCGCGCTCGGCATGTACGGCGAGATCTTCCGCCGCAACACCCACGCCTCCGGTGTGATCCCGCAGATCTCGCTGGTCGTGGGTCCATGTGCGGGCGGCGCCGTCTACTCACCGGCGATCACCGACTTCACGGTCATGGTCGACCAGACCTCGCACATGTTCATCACGGGCCCGGACGTCATCAAGACGGTCACCGGCGAGGACGTCGGCTTCGAGGCGCTCGGCGGTGCACGTACGCACAACACGACGTCGGGCGTGGCGCACCACATGGCGGGGGACGAGAAGGACGCCATCGAGTACGTGAAGTCGCTGCTGTCCTATCTGCCGTCGAACAATCTGTCCGAGCCGCCCGCCTTCCCGGAGGAAGCGGATCTGTCGGTGAGCGGCGAGGACCGCGAACTGGACACCTTGATCCCGGACAGCGCCAATCAGCCCTACGACATGCACACGGTGATCGAGCACGTACTGGACGAGGGCGAGTTCCTGGAGACACAGGCGCTGTTCGCTCCGAACATCCTGACCGGCTTCGGCCGGGTCGAGGGCTTCCCGGTGGGTGTGGTCGCCAACCAGCCGATGCAGTTCGCGGGCTGTCTGGACATCAATGCGTCCGAGAAGGCCGCGCGTTTCGTCCGTACCTGCGATGCGTTCAACATCCCCGTGCTCACCTTCGTGGATGTTCCCGGCTTCCTGCCGGGCGTAGACCAGGAGTACGGCGGCATCATCCGCCGCGGCGCCAAGCTGATCTACGCCTACGCCGAGGCGACCGTGCCGCTGATCACGGTCATCACCCGCAAGGCGTTCGGCGGGGCGTACGACGTGATGGGCTCCAAGCACCTGGGGGCGGACATCAACCTCGCCTGGCCCACCGCGCAGATCGCGGTGATGGGCGCCCAGGGCGCGGTGAACATCCTGCACCGGCGCACGATCGCAGCGGTGGACGACGCGGACGAGGCTGAGGCCACCCGGGCGCGGCTGATCCAGGAGTACGAGGACGCCCTGCTCAACCCGTACACGGCGGCCGAACGGGGCTATGTCGATGCGGTGGTCATGCCGTCGGACACACGGGCCCAGGTGGTCCGTGGTCTGCGACAGCTGCGGACCAAGCGCGAGAGCCTGCCGCCGAAGAAGCACGGCAACATCCCGCTCTAG
- a CDS encoding biotin--[acetyl-CoA-carboxylase] ligase produces the protein MTPRNAHFSPWSDLDRPPLNAAALRRALIQPEGLWTSFELLPAIGSTNTELVRRAASLPGEGAVLVAEEQTAGRGRLDRVWSAPPRSGIFLSVLLRPPAEIPVERWGWLPLLAGVAAASGLSRSAGIDMSLKWPNDLLVTVDGEERKVGGILAERAGDGAIVIGIGINVTLRADELPVPTAASLALANAVSTDRDTLLRAILRSLEHWYGQWRATDGDPRLSQLQEAYAAGCATLGRTVRAELPGGRSLTGEAVALDGDGRLVLALPDGERHPIGAGDIVHLRPAG, from the coding sequence ATGACGCCCCGGAATGCGCACTTCAGCCCCTGGTCCGACCTGGACAGACCCCCTCTCAACGCCGCCGCGCTGCGCCGTGCCCTGATCCAGCCCGAGGGCCTGTGGACCTCCTTCGAGCTGCTGCCCGCGATCGGTTCCACCAACACCGAACTGGTCCGCAGGGCCGCCTCGCTGCCGGGCGAGGGCGCGGTGCTCGTCGCGGAGGAGCAGACCGCCGGGCGGGGGCGGCTCGACCGGGTGTGGAGCGCACCCCCGCGCTCGGGAATCTTCCTCTCCGTACTACTCCGGCCACCCGCCGAGATCCCGGTTGAGCGGTGGGGGTGGCTGCCGCTGCTCGCCGGAGTCGCCGCCGCGAGCGGGCTGAGCCGGTCCGCAGGCATCGATATGTCGCTCAAATGGCCCAATGACCTGCTCGTGACCGTCGACGGCGAAGAACGCAAGGTCGGCGGCATTCTCGCCGAGCGAGCCGGAGACGGCGCGATCGTGATCGGCATCGGCATCAACGTCACCCTGCGCGCCGATGAGCTCCCCGTGCCGACGGCCGCGTCCCTCGCCCTCGCGAACGCAGTCTCCACCGACCGTGACACTCTGCTGCGGGCGATCCTGCGCTCCCTGGAGCACTGGTACGGACAGTGGCGTGCGACGGACGGCGACCCCCGGCTCTCCCAACTCCAGGAGGCGTACGCCGCCGGCTGCGCGACGCTCGGTCGCACCGTCCGGGCCGAGCTGCCCGGCGGGCGTTCCCTCACCGGTGAGGCCGTGGCGCTCGACGGCGACGGGCGGCTGGTGCTCGCCCTGCCCGACGGTGAACGGCACCCGATCGGTGCCGGTGACATCGTGCATCTGAGACCGGCCGGCTGA
- a CDS encoding adenylate/guanylate cyclase domain-containing protein, whose product MTVDDTTSGADAPDGSGGSRGATGSGAAHPTPHHAVDHTAEPTDDPLAIRLEQLILGADRRYTPFQAARTAGVSMELASRFWRAMGFADIGQAKALTEADVLALRRLAGLVEAGLLSEPMAIQVARSTGQTTARLAEWQIDSFLEGLTEPPEPGMTRTEVTYPLVELLLPELEEFLVYVWRRQLAAATGRVVQAADDEEMVDRRLAVGFADLVGFTRLTRRLEEEELGELVEAFETTAADLVAAHGGRLIKTLGDEVLFAADDARTASEIALRLIDAMTQDETMPALRVGIAFGTVTTRMGDVFGTTVNLASRLTSIAPKDAVLVDGAFAEGLIRTGDAPASEAAAAEEAAAAEKDGEVPPSYRFALQPMWQRPVRGLGVVEPWLLTRRR is encoded by the coding sequence GTGACCGTCGACGACACCACTTCCGGCGCGGACGCGCCGGACGGGTCCGGCGGCTCCCGCGGTGCCACGGGCTCCGGGGCCGCTCATCCGACCCCGCACCATGCGGTCGACCACACCGCGGAGCCCACCGACGACCCCTTGGCCATCCGGCTGGAACAGCTGATCCTGGGCGCGGACCGCCGCTATACGCCGTTCCAGGCGGCGCGCACCGCGGGAGTCTCCATGGAACTGGCCTCCCGGTTCTGGCGAGCCATGGGCTTTGCGGACATCGGGCAGGCCAAGGCGCTCACCGAGGCGGACGTGCTGGCGCTGCGCCGGCTCGCGGGCCTGGTGGAGGCCGGGCTGCTGAGCGAACCCATGGCGATCCAGGTGGCCCGCTCGACGGGACAGACGACGGCCCGGCTCGCGGAGTGGCAGATCGATTCCTTCCTGGAGGGGCTGACCGAGCCGCCCGAGCCCGGCATGACGCGCACCGAAGTCACCTATCCACTGGTGGAACTGCTCCTTCCGGAGCTTGAAGAGTTTCTGGTGTACGTCTGGCGGCGGCAGCTCGCCGCAGCCACCGGGCGGGTCGTCCAGGCCGCTGACGACGAGGAGATGGTCGATCGCCGGCTCGCCGTGGGCTTCGCCGACCTGGTGGGCTTCACCCGGCTCACCCGGCGACTGGAGGAAGAGGAACTGGGCGAGCTGGTAGAGGCGTTCGAGACCACGGCGGCCGATCTGGTGGCCGCGCACGGTGGACGGTTGATCAAGACCCTCGGCGACGAGGTGCTCTTCGCGGCCGACGACGCTCGGACCGCGTCCGAGATAGCGCTCCGGCTGATCGACGCCATGACCCAGGACGAGACGATGCCCGCGCTCCGGGTGGGGATCGCCTTCGGGACGGTCACCACGCGGATGGGTGATGTCTTCGGCACGACGGTGAACCTGGCGAGCCGACTGACGTCGATAGCGCCGAAGGACGCCGTCCTCGTGGACGGGGCGTTCGCCGAGGGGCTGATTCGCACCGGGGACGCTCCGGCGTCGGAGGCCGCCGCGGCCGAGGAAGCGGCTGCGGCCGAGAAGGACGGCGAGGTGCCGCCCTCGTACCGCTTCGCACTCCAGCCGATGTGGCAGCGTCCGGTGCGCGGGCTTGGTGTGGTCGAGCCCTGGCTGCTGACGCGCCGCCGCTGA
- a CDS encoding enoyl-CoA hydratase/isomerase family protein: MSDAEQRFGDFVVTRQSGHVAELVLDRPAAMNAVSTAMARSIAAACDALAADPAVRVTVVSSSHDRAFCVGADLKERNSFTDADLVRQRPTARAAYTGVLELPMPTVAAVHGFALGGGFELALSCDLIVGDDTTVVGLPEVSVGVIPGGGGTQLLPRRVGAARAAELVFTARRVEAQEALGLGLVDQLAADARTGALEIAARIAQNSPVGLRAAKRAMRLGHGLDLRAGLEVEDAAWRSVAFSGDRAEGVAAFNEKRKPDWPGQ, translated from the coding sequence ATGTCCGATGCCGAGCAGCGCTTCGGTGACTTCGTCGTCACCCGCCAGAGCGGCCATGTCGCCGAACTGGTCCTCGACCGCCCCGCGGCGATGAACGCGGTCTCCACGGCCATGGCCCGCTCCATCGCCGCGGCCTGCGATGCGCTCGCCGCCGACCCCGCCGTACGCGTCACGGTCGTCAGCTCCTCCCACGACCGGGCCTTCTGCGTGGGCGCGGACCTCAAGGAGCGCAACTCCTTCACCGATGCCGACCTGGTACGACAGCGGCCCACCGCCCGGGCCGCCTACACCGGTGTCCTGGAGCTGCCCATGCCCACCGTCGCGGCCGTGCATGGATTCGCCCTCGGCGGCGGCTTCGAGTTGGCCCTGTCCTGCGATCTGATCGTCGGCGACGACACGACGGTGGTCGGACTGCCCGAGGTTTCCGTCGGGGTGATCCCCGGTGGCGGTGGAACCCAACTGCTCCCGCGCCGGGTCGGCGCGGCCCGTGCCGCCGAGTTGGTCTTCACCGCCCGTAGGGTCGAGGCTCAGGAGGCGCTGGGCCTCGGGCTCGTCGATCAACTGGCGGCGGACGCCCGGACGGGAGCACTCGAAATCGCGGCGCGGATCGCCCAGAACTCACCGGTGGGACTGCGGGCCGCCAAGCGGGCGATGCGGCTGGGGCACGGGCTCGACCTGCGTGCGGGACTTGAGGTGGAGGATGCCGCCTGGCGCTCCGTCGCCTTCTCGGGGGACCGGGCCGAGGGTGTTGCGGCGTTCAACGAGAAGCGGAAGCCTGACTGGCCCGGTCAGTGA
- the hutH gene encoding histidine ammonia-lyase, with translation MHNVVVGTSGTTADEVIAVARADARVEISADALAALAASRAIVDALAAKPEPVYGVSTGFGALATRHIGPDLRARLQRNIVRSHAAGMGPRVEREVVRALMFLRLKTLCSGHTGVRPETALTMAELLNAGITPLVHEYGSLGCSGDLAPLSHCALTLMGEGEAEGPDGQVRPAAELLAAHGITPVELREKEGLALLNGTDGMLGMLIMAIADLQRLYTSADITAAFSLEALLGTAKVLAPELHAIRPHPGQSVSAAQMASVLQGSGLTGHFQQDEAPRVQDAYSVRCAPQVAGAGRDTVAYARLVAERELAAAVDNPVVLLDDEGGGRVESNGNFHGAPVAYVLDFLAIAAADLGSIAERRTDRLLDKNRNHGLPPFLADDAGVDSGLMIAQYTQAALVSEMKRLAVPASVDSIPSSAMQEDHVSMGWSAARKLRTAVDALGKIIAVELYAATRAIELRHGLTPAPASVAAIAALRKAGVEGPGPDRFLAPDLAAAEAFVREGKLVSAVEEVTGPLV, from the coding sequence ATGCACAACGTCGTGGTGGGAACCTCAGGTACCACCGCCGATGAGGTCATCGCCGTCGCCCGCGCCGACGCCCGCGTCGAGATCTCTGCCGATGCCCTCGCCGCCCTCGCCGCCTCCCGCGCGATCGTGGACGCACTCGCCGCCAAACCCGAGCCCGTCTACGGCGTTTCCACCGGCTTCGGTGCCCTCGCCACCCGGCACATCGGCCCCGACCTGCGCGCCCGCCTCCAGCGCAACATCGTCCGCTCCCACGCCGCCGGCATGGGCCCCCGCGTCGAGCGCGAGGTCGTCCGCGCCCTGATGTTCCTCCGGCTGAAGACCCTCTGTTCGGGACACACCGGAGTGCGCCCCGAAACCGCGCTGACCATGGCGGAACTCCTCAACGCCGGTATCACCCCCCTCGTCCACGAGTACGGCTCCCTGGGCTGTTCCGGAGACCTCGCCCCGCTGTCCCACTGCGCCCTCACCCTCATGGGCGAAGGCGAAGCGGAGGGCCCCGACGGACAGGTGCGACCCGCGGCCGAACTCCTCGCCGCGCACGGCATCACCCCCGTCGAACTGCGGGAGAAGGAGGGGCTCGCCCTCCTGAACGGCACCGACGGCATGCTCGGCATGCTGATCATGGCGATCGCCGACCTCCAACGCCTCTACACCTCGGCCGACATCACCGCCGCGTTCTCCCTGGAAGCGCTCCTCGGCACCGCCAAGGTCCTCGCACCCGAACTCCATGCGATCCGCCCCCACCCCGGCCAGAGCGTCTCGGCCGCCCAGATGGCCTCCGTCCTCCAGGGGTCAGGTCTCACCGGCCACTTCCAGCAGGACGAAGCCCCTCGGGTCCAGGACGCCTACTCCGTACGCTGCGCACCCCAGGTCGCCGGCGCGGGACGGGACACCGTCGCGTACGCCCGACTGGTCGCCGAGCGCGAGTTGGCCGCGGCCGTCGACAACCCCGTCGTCCTCCTCGACGACGAAGGCGGCGGACGGGTCGAGTCCAACGGCAACTTCCACGGCGCACCAGTCGCCTACGTCCTTGACTTCCTCGCCATCGCCGCCGCTGACCTCGGCTCGATCGCCGAGCGCCGCACCGACCGGCTGCTCGACAAGAACCGCAACCACGGCCTTCCGCCCTTCCTCGCGGACGACGCGGGCGTCGATTCCGGCCTGATGATCGCCCAGTACACGCAGGCCGCGCTGGTCAGCGAGATGAAGAGGCTCGCGGTACCCGCTTCCGTCGATTCGATCCCGTCATCCGCGATGCAGGAGGACCACGTATCGATGGGGTGGTCCGCGGCACGCAAACTGCGGACCGCCGTGGATGCGCTCGGGAAGATCATCGCCGTTGAGCTGTACGCCGCGACCCGGGCCATCGAACTGCGCCACGGCCTCACCCCGGCGCCCGCCTCCGTCGCCGCCATCGCCGCCCTGCGCAAGGCCGGTGTCGAGGGCCCCGGCCCGGACCGGTTCCTCGCGCCCGATCTGGCCGCAGCGGAGGCGTTCGTACGGGAGGGGAAGCTCGTCTCGGCCGTGGAAGAGGTCACCGGGCCCCTGGTCTGA